In Salvelinus alpinus chromosome 22, SLU_Salpinus.1, whole genome shotgun sequence, one genomic interval encodes:
- the LOC139549135 gene encoding FXYD domain-containing ion transport regulator 6-like isoform X2: protein METVLFFLFSLLVYVADGEKEKKEVDPFVYDYHSLRICGLVFGVVLFALGILLILSRKCRCCPNQEKKLKAPGDEEATAETLIVSKGVSVISCVPVPFCDSRSPVCRLSQ from the exons ATGGAAACTGTTCTGTTCTTCCTCTTTTCGCTCCTGGTGTATGTGGCTG ATGGTGAAAAGGAGAAGAAAGAGGTGGACCCATTTGTCTATG ACTATCATAGCCTGCGGATCTGTGGACTGGTCTTTGGTGTGGTACTCTTCGCGCTGggcatcctcctcatcctca GCCGAAAATGTCGCTGCTGTCCCAATCAGGAGAAGAAGCTCAA GGCCCCTGGAGACGAAGAGGCGACGGCAGAGACCCTGATCGTGTCCAAAG GTGTCTCAGTGATCTCGTGTGTACCTGTGCCTTTCTGCGACAGTCGGTCTCCAGTTTGTCGTCTTAGCCAGTGA
- the LOC139548705 gene encoding sodium/potassium-transporting ATPase subunit gamma-like: LDCSWLQRQKEAHLRGSHIARGAFQHHRHSHRPATMSAAGATEYDPDAEFVYDYQTLRIGGLTFVAVIMILSVLLLASNKIRRCGKPRERKVEEKPLA; encoded by the exons CTGGACTGCAGCTGGCTACAGAGACAGAAGGAGGCACACCTGAGAGGATCTCACATAGCCAGAGGAGCCTTCCAACACCACAG ACACTCACACAGACCAGCCACCATGTCTGCCGCCGGAG cTACCGAGTACGACCCTGATGCAGAATTTGTGTACG ACTACCAGACTCTTCGTATTGGAGGTCTGACCTTCGTTGCAGTCATCATGATCCTGTCTGTTCTCCTGCTGGCCA GCAACAAAATCCGCAGGTGTGGAAAGCCCAGG gaaaGAAAGGTTGAAGAGAAACCCCTAGCGTAG
- the LOC139549135 gene encoding FXYD domain-containing ion transport regulator 6-like isoform X3: METVLFFLFSLLVYVADGEKEKKEVDPFVYDYHSLRICGLVFGVVLFALGILLILSKSSYFSRKCRCCPNQEKKLKAPGDEEATAETLIVSKAKEPEPEPEAKAEN, encoded by the exons ATGGAAACTGTTCTGTTCTTCCTCTTTTCGCTCCTGGTGTATGTGGCTG ATGGTGAAAAGGAGAAGAAAGAGGTGGACCCATTTGTCTATG ACTATCATAGCCTGCGGATCTGTGGACTGGTCTTTGGTGTGGTACTCTTCGCGCTGggcatcctcctcatcctcagtAAGTCTTCATACTTCA GCCGAAAATGTCGCTGCTGTCCCAATCAGGAGAAGAAGCTCAA GGCCCCTGGAGACGAAGAGGCGACGGCAGAGACCCTGATCGTGTCCAAAG CTAAGGAACCGGAGCCAGAGCCTGAAGCTAAGGCTGAGAACTGA
- the LOC139549135 gene encoding FXYD domain-containing ion transport regulator 6-like isoform X4, with product METVLFFLFSLLVYVADGEKEKKEVDPFVYDYHSLRICGLVFGVVLFALGILLILSRKCRCCPNQEKKLKAPGDEEATAETLIVSKAKEPEPEPEAKAEN from the exons ATGGAAACTGTTCTGTTCTTCCTCTTTTCGCTCCTGGTGTATGTGGCTG ATGGTGAAAAGGAGAAGAAAGAGGTGGACCCATTTGTCTATG ACTATCATAGCCTGCGGATCTGTGGACTGGTCTTTGGTGTGGTACTCTTCGCGCTGggcatcctcctcatcctca GCCGAAAATGTCGCTGCTGTCCCAATCAGGAGAAGAAGCTCAA GGCCCCTGGAGACGAAGAGGCGACGGCAGAGACCCTGATCGTGTCCAAAG CTAAGGAACCGGAGCCAGAGCCTGAAGCTAAGGCTGAGAACTGA
- the LOC139549135 gene encoding FXYD domain-containing ion transport regulator 6-like isoform X1, which yields METVLFFLFSLLVYVADGEKEKKEVDPFVYDYHSLRICGLVFGVVLFALGILLILSKSSYFSRKCRCCPNQEKKLKAPGDEEATAETLIVSKGVSVISCVPVPFCDSRSPVCRLSQ from the exons ATGGAAACTGTTCTGTTCTTCCTCTTTTCGCTCCTGGTGTATGTGGCTG ATGGTGAAAAGGAGAAGAAAGAGGTGGACCCATTTGTCTATG ACTATCATAGCCTGCGGATCTGTGGACTGGTCTTTGGTGTGGTACTCTTCGCGCTGggcatcctcctcatcctcagtAAGTCTTCATACTTCA GCCGAAAATGTCGCTGCTGTCCCAATCAGGAGAAGAAGCTCAA GGCCCCTGGAGACGAAGAGGCGACGGCAGAGACCCTGATCGTGTCCAAAG GTGTCTCAGTGATCTCGTGTGTACCTGTGCCTTTCTGCGACAGTCGGTCTCCAGTTTGTCGTCTTAGCCAGTGA